A region of Haliotis asinina isolate JCU_RB_2024 chromosome 9, JCU_Hal_asi_v2, whole genome shotgun sequence DNA encodes the following proteins:
- the LOC137297392 gene encoding uncharacterized protein F54H12.2-like produces MRAQLFFKDTPGQLEVTDPNGSNTGMFSRYEFTSESRTFDLESPLMHDLFQMKRYILNQVDVQVKLYRSTPQFALMATKADTAYVVQIEDIVLKVMKVCVNPGVIWGHNEALSSTPAKYPYRRTEVKMYSIVKGQTSFAWDNIFQGVRPNKVVVGFVSAKATGMGDFHKNPYNFANWDLSQIALFCDGTSVGESGPMKLHFGENTGRTIIPAYVNLFRSSGCWSTVDNIHTTSVDITPDEFVAGYALYVFSLDPVFGYNDGTYLRLQKRGTLRLEAQFAKRLPETVSCVVYAEFDDIFQIEKSRNIIIA; encoded by the coding sequence ATGCGGGCGCAGTTGTTTTTCAAGGATACTCCCGGTCAATTGGAGGTAACTGACCCAAACGGAAGCAACACCGGTATGTTCTCCAGGTATGAGTTTACCTCGGAGAGTAGGACTTTTGACCTAGAGTCTCCTTTGATGCATGACCTGTTTCAAATGAAGCGGTATATATTGAATCAAGTTGATGTGCAAGTAAAACTGTACCGTTCCACCCCTCAATTTGCGCTGATGGCTACCAAAGCAGACACAGCTTACGTGGTGCAAATTGAGGACATTGTCTTAAAAGTCATGAAAGTTTGTGTAAATCCTGGGGTGATATGGGGTCATAACGAGGCCCTATCATCCACCCCAGCCAAGTATCCGTACCGCAGAACAGAGGTGAAGATGTACTCTATTGTTAAAGGCCAAACCAGCTTCGCTTGGGATAACATATTCCAAGGCGTTCGACCTAACAAAGTAGTAGTCGGGTTTGTATCTGCCAAGGCCACGGGGATGGGCGACTTCCATAAGAATCCTTATAACTTCGCTAATTGGGATCTGTCACAGATCGCTCTTTTTTGTGATGGAACGAGTGTTGGCGAGTCCGGACCTATGAAATTACACTTCGGAGAAAACACTGGACGAACCATCATCCCCGCGTATGTCAACCTTTTCCGTTCATCAGGGTGTTGGTCAACTGTCGACAATATACACACCACCTCCGTTGACATAACCCCAGACGAGTTCGTTGCTGGATATGctttgtatgtattttcatTGGATCCGGTGTTTGGCTACAACGACGGAACATATCTACGTCTTCAAAAACGGGGGACTCTTAGACTTGAAGCTCAGTTTGCAAAACGACTCCCAGAGACAGTGTCATGCGTGGTCTATGCGGAGTTTGACGACATTTTTCAAATagagaaaagcagaaacatCATCATAGCGTAA